The Streptomyces laurentii genome contains a region encoding:
- a CDS encoding hypothetical protein (identified by MetaGeneAnnotator; putative;~sequence version:1) — MDSHPLSGPPPGASAGPGHDTDHDTDHVTDHDRSQRIKTEPEARTSQGEVRDAPGGNQGKPEREAERPGGGNGEKQGRSDSGPPADREEGDGVRGKVRQPTCGEPSCSGPRCGTLSAGPLYDPWGRPAEVCGRSVREVTLVHRAEKGNQPISRRVDTISKQYQDDSAGGGAPWES; from the coding sequence GTGGATTCACATCCGTTGTCCGGACCCCCTCCCGGAGCCTCCGCAGGCCCGGGACACGACACGGATCACGACACGGATCACGTCACGGATCACGACCGATCGCAACGGATCAAGACAGAGCCGGAGGCGAGGACGAGTCAGGGGGAGGTCAGGGACGCCCCTGGCGGAAATCAGGGGAAACCGGAGAGAGAGGCCGAGCGTCCCGGGGGAGGAAACGGGGAGAAGCAGGGAAGAAGCGACAGCGGCCCGCCGGCGGACCGGGAGGAAGGGGACGGCGTACGGGGAAAGGTGAGACAGCCGACGTGCGGGGAGCCCTCCTGCTCGGGGCCCCGGTGCGGGACACTGTCCGCAGGCCCCCTCTACGATCCGTGGGGAAGGCCCGCCGAAGTCTGCGGAAGGTCTGTGAGAGAGGTGACACTCGTCCACAGGGCAGAGAAGGGGAACCAGCCGATTTCCCGACGCGTGGATACGATCAGTAAGCAGTACCAGGACGACAGCGCCGGAGGAGGTGCCCCATGGGAGTCATGA
- a CDS encoding forkhead-associated protein (Forkhead associated domain (FHA); found in eukaryotic and prokaryotic proteins. Putative nuclear signalling domain. FHA domains may bind phosphothreonine, phosphoserine and sometimes phosphotyrosine. In eukaryotes, many FHA domain-containing proteins...; cd00060;~Protein of unknown function (DUF2662); pfam12401;~forkhead-associated protein [Streptomyces roseosporus NRRL15998];~identified by MetaGeneAnnotator; putative;~phosphopeptide binding site), whose protein sequence is MGVMKRFEQRLEGLVNGTFAKVFKSEVQPVEIAGALQRECDNNATIWNRERTVVPNDFIVELSAPDYERLSPYSGQLGDELAGLVRDYAKQQRYTFMGPIKVHLEKAGDLDTGLYRVRSRTLASSTSQQQPPAGQQQPPGGYGYPPRSPAAPPMPASPPPGAPAMPAHRPPSPTTGGGGQPRRWIEINGTRHQISRPTLVLGRSTDADVRIDDPGVSRRHCEIRTGTPSTIADLGSTNGIVVDGQHTTHATLRDGSRIVVGSTTIVYRQAEG, encoded by the coding sequence ATGGGAGTCATGAAGAGGTTCGAGCAGCGACTCGAAGGTCTGGTCAACGGCACCTTCGCGAAGGTGTTCAAGTCCGAGGTCCAGCCCGTAGAGATCGCCGGCGCGCTCCAGCGCGAGTGCGACAACAACGCGACGATCTGGAACCGCGAGCGGACCGTCGTCCCCAACGACTTCATCGTGGAGCTGAGCGCGCCGGACTACGAGCGCCTCAGCCCCTACTCGGGCCAGCTCGGCGACGAGCTCGCCGGCCTGGTCAGGGATTACGCCAAGCAGCAGCGCTACACCTTCATGGGACCGATCAAGGTCCACCTGGAGAAGGCCGGCGACCTCGACACCGGGCTGTACCGGGTGCGCAGCCGCACCCTCGCGTCGAGCACCTCGCAGCAGCAGCCTCCCGCCGGCCAGCAGCAGCCGCCCGGCGGCTACGGCTACCCGCCCCGGTCTCCCGCCGCGCCGCCGATGCCGGCTTCCCCGCCGCCCGGCGCCCCGGCCATGCCCGCGCACCGTCCGCCGTCCCCCACCACGGGCGGCGGCGGCCAGCCGCGGCGCTGGATCGAGATCAACGGCACCAGGCACCAGATTTCTCGCCCGACCCTGGTCCTCGGCCGCAGCACCGACGCGGACGTGAGGATCGACGATCCCGGCGTTTCCCGCCGGCACTGCGAGATCCGGACCGGAACGCCCTCGACGATCGCGGATCTCGGGTCCACCAACGGCATCGTGGTGGACGGGCAACACACGACCCACGCTACGCTCCGCGACGGCTCGCGGATCGTCGTGGGCAGCACCACCATCGTTTACCGGCAAGCCGAAGGGTGA
- a CDS encoding FHA-domain-containing proteins (FHA-domain-containing proteins [Streptomyces venezuelae ATCC10712];~FOG: FHA domain [Signal transduction mechanisms];~Forkhead associated domain (FHA); found in eukaryotic and prokaryotic proteins. Putative nuclear signalling domain. FHA domains may bind phosphothreonine, phosphoserine and sometimes phosphotyrosine. In eukaryotes, many FHA domain-containing proteins...; cd00060;~identified by MetaGeneAnnotator; putative;~phosphopeptide binding site), which yields MSELTLTVMRLGFLAVLWLFVIVAVQVIRSDLFGTRVTQRGSRRQEARPQQAGRQAAPPQQRGAQQNAGGGRQRRGAPTKLVVSEGTLTGTTVALQGQTITLGRAHDSTIVLDDDYASSRHARIYPDRDGQWIVEDLGSTNGTYLDRTRLTTATPIPLGAPIRIGKTVIELRK from the coding sequence ATGTCAGAGCTGACCCTGACGGTCATGCGGCTGGGTTTCCTGGCCGTTCTGTGGCTGTTCGTCATCGTGGCCGTCCAGGTCATTCGTAGCGACCTGTTCGGCACGCGGGTCACCCAGCGCGGTTCCCGCCGCCAGGAGGCACGGCCGCAACAGGCCGGCCGCCAGGCCGCGCCCCCGCAGCAACGGGGTGCCCAGCAGAACGCGGGGGGCGGGCGGCAGCGCCGCGGCGCCCCGACCAAACTCGTCGTCTCCGAGGGCACCCTCACCGGCACGACGGTCGCCCTCCAGGGGCAGACCATCACGCTGGGCCGGGCCCATGACTCGACGATCGTGCTGGACGACGACTACGCCTCCAGCCGGCACGCCCGGATCTATCCGGACCGGGACGGTCAGTGGATCGTCGAGGACCTCGGGTCCACGAACGGCACGTATCTCGACCGGACCCGTCTCACCACCGCCACACCGATTCCGCTGGGCGCGCCGATCCGCATCGGCAAGACCGTCATCGAGCTGCGGAAGTAG
- a CDS encoding cell division protein ftsI (Cell division protein FtsI [Streptomyces venezuelae ATCC10712];~Penicillin binding protein transpeptidase domain; pfam00905;~identified by MetaGeneAnnotator; putative), giving the protein MNKPLRRVAIFCGLLVLALLVRDNWLQYVRADELNAHPKNKRVQIERYASERGNIIVNGKPITGSANSGDTYYQFKRTYVDGPMWAPVTGYASQAFDASQIEKIEDGILTGNDDRLFFDRTLSMFTGEKKRGGDVVTTLNAAAQKAAFKGLGSKTGAVVALEPSTGKVLALASTPSYDPGSFSGYHDKDAKAWQALEQDKNKPKLNRALREIYPPGSVFKVVTAAAALESGKITDINAATDTPEGWKIPLSTKPMVNHANGCANASLNEALRVSCNSVFAKLGDDVGRDKMVETAEKFGFNEQQFMPVRAEASVYDKKADRGGNALSSIGQFNTATTPLQMAMVTAAIANDGKLMKPYMVDELRAPSTELIKKTEPEEMSRPVSQKNAQLIQQMMENVVSTGTGTNADLGMPGMKVGGKTGTAQHGEQNSKRPYAWFIAYAKSAQGSPVAVAVIVEDSEGTNREDITGGGLAAPIAKAVMKAVVKSGS; this is encoded by the coding sequence GTGAACAAGCCGCTGCGCCGGGTCGCGATCTTCTGCGGCCTGCTGGTCCTCGCCCTTCTCGTACGGGACAACTGGCTCCAGTACGTCCGCGCCGACGAGCTGAACGCGCACCCGAAGAACAAGCGGGTGCAGATCGAGCGGTACGCCAGCGAGCGGGGCAACATCATCGTCAACGGCAAGCCGATCACCGGCTCCGCCAACTCGGGCGACACGTACTACCAGTTCAAGCGGACGTACGTGGACGGCCCGATGTGGGCGCCGGTGACGGGCTACGCCTCGCAGGCCTTCGACGCCAGCCAGATCGAGAAGATCGAGGACGGCATCCTCACCGGCAACGACGACCGGCTCTTCTTCGACCGCACCCTGTCGATGTTCACCGGGGAGAAGAAGCGCGGCGGCGACGTCGTCACCACCCTGAACGCGGCCGCGCAGAAGGCCGCCTTCAAGGGCCTCGGCTCCAAGACGGGCGCGGTCGTCGCCCTCGAACCGTCGACCGGCAAGGTCCTCGCGCTCGCCTCCACCCCGTCGTACGACCCGGGTTCCTTCTCCGGCTACCACGACAAGGACGCCAAGGCCTGGCAGGCGCTGGAGCAGGACAAGAACAAGCCCAAGCTGAACCGCGCGCTGCGCGAGATCTACCCGCCCGGTTCCGTCTTCAAGGTCGTGACGGCCGCGGCGGCGCTGGAGAGCGGCAAGATCACCGACATCAACGCGGCGACCGACACGCCCGAGGGCTGGAAGATCCCGCTGTCCACCAAGCCGATGGTGAACCACGCGAACGGCTGCGCCAACGCCAGCCTCAACGAGGCGCTGCGGGTCTCCTGCAACTCGGTGTTCGCGAAGCTCGGCGACGATGTCGGCCGGGACAAGATGGTGGAGACGGCCGAGAAGTTCGGCTTCAACGAGCAGCAGTTCATGCCGGTCCGCGCCGAGGCCTCGGTGTACGACAAGAAGGCCGACCGCGGCGGTAACGCGCTGTCGTCGATCGGCCAGTTCAACACGGCGACCACCCCGCTGCAGATGGCCATGGTGACGGCCGCGATCGCCAACGACGGCAAGCTGATGAAGCCGTACATGGTGGACGAGCTGCGCGCGCCGAGCACCGAGCTGATCAAGAAGACCGAGCCGGAGGAGATGAGCCGCCCGGTCTCGCAGAAGAACGCCCAGCTGATCCAGCAGATGATGGAGAACGTCGTCAGCACCGGTACCGGCACCAACGCCGATCTGGGGATGCCCGGGATGAAGGTCGGCGGCAAGACGGGTACGGCGCAGCACGGCGAGCAGAACTCCAAGCGGCCGTACGCGTGGTTCATCGCGTACGCCAAGAGCGCTCAGGGTTCCCCGGTCGCGGTCGCCGTGATCGTCGAGGACTCGGAAGGAACGAACCGTGAGGACATCACCGGTGGCGGTCTGGCGGCGCCGATCGCCAAGGCCGTGATGAAGGCGGTCGTGAAGAGCGGAAGCTGA
- a CDS encoding cell division protein ftsW (Bacterial cell division membrane protein [Cell division and chromosomepartitioning]; COG0772;~Cell division protein FtsW [Streptomyces venezuelae ATCC10712];~identified by MetaGeneAnnotator; putative): MSVVTNTTTIGAIEAPSRRNTELVLLAFAVVIPVFAYLNVGLAIDGKVPAGMLGYGAGLTLLAGVAHLVVRKWAPYADPLLLPLATLLNGMGLVLIWRLDQSPRLIDLAKRSYGTFNPSAPNQMMYSAIGIAMLVGVLLLLKDHRVLQRYTYISMVAALVLLLLPLVPGLGADVFGAKIWIRVGGFSIQPGEFAKLVLAVFFSGYLMVKRDALALASRRFMGLYLPRGRDLGPILTIWAVSLLILVFENDLGTSLLFFGMFVIMLYVATERTSWIVMGLLMAVAGAVAVGSTASHVQSRVAAWIDPFECLKTAPEGSNMAYACDQMTQVLMSFGSGGILGTGLGEGNSDLIGFAANSDFIFATVGEELGLAGVMVFLLLYGLIIERGVRTSLAARDPFGKLLAMGLSGAFALQVFVVAGGVMGLIPLTGMTMPFLAYGGSSVIANWALIGILIRISDTARRPAPSPAPNPDAEMTQVVRP, translated from the coding sequence ATGAGCGTTGTCACCAACACGACCACCATCGGCGCCATCGAGGCGCCGAGCCGGCGCAACACCGAGCTGGTGCTGCTCGCCTTCGCCGTCGTCATCCCGGTGTTCGCGTACCTGAACGTCGGTCTGGCGATCGACGGCAAGGTACCGGCCGGCATGCTCGGCTACGGAGCCGGCCTCACTCTCCTCGCGGGCGTGGCGCATCTCGTGGTGCGCAAGTGGGCCCCGTACGCGGACCCGCTGCTGCTGCCGCTCGCGACGCTGCTCAACGGCATGGGCCTGGTGCTGATCTGGCGGCTCGACCAGTCGCCGCGGCTGATCGACCTGGCGAAGCGCTCGTACGGCACCTTCAACCCGTCCGCGCCCAACCAGATGATGTACTCGGCCATCGGCATCGCCATGCTCGTGGGCGTGCTGCTGCTCCTGAAGGACCACCGCGTCCTCCAGCGCTACACGTACATCTCCATGGTCGCGGCGCTCGTCCTGCTGCTGCTGCCACTCGTCCCGGGCCTCGGCGCGGACGTCTTCGGCGCCAAGATCTGGATCCGCGTCGGCGGTTTCTCCATCCAGCCCGGCGAGTTCGCCAAGCTGGTCCTCGCGGTCTTCTTCTCCGGCTACCTGATGGTGAAGCGCGACGCGCTCGCCCTCGCCAGCCGCCGCTTCATGGGGCTCTACCTGCCGCGTGGCCGTGACCTCGGTCCGATCCTCACGATCTGGGCGGTCAGCCTTCTCATCCTGGTCTTCGAGAACGACCTCGGTACGTCGCTGCTCTTCTTCGGCATGTTCGTGATCATGCTGTACGTGGCGACCGAGCGGACCAGCTGGATCGTCATGGGTCTGCTGATGGCCGTGGCGGGCGCCGTGGCCGTCGGCTCGACGGCGAGCCACGTGCAGTCCCGTGTCGCGGCCTGGATCGACCCGTTCGAGTGCCTGAAGACGGCCCCCGAGGGGTCCAACATGGCCTATGCCTGCGACCAGATGACGCAGGTTCTGATGTCCTTCGGCTCCGGCGGCATCCTCGGCACCGGCCTGGGCGAGGGCAATTCCGACCTCATCGGCTTCGCCGCCAACTCCGACTTCATCTTCGCCACCGTCGGCGAGGAGCTCGGTCTGGCCGGCGTCATGGTCTTCCTGCTGCTGTACGGCCTGATCATCGAGCGCGGCGTCCGCACCTCCCTCGCGGCCCGCGACCCGTTCGGCAAGCTCCTCGCGATGGGTCTGTCGGGCGCGTTCGCCCTCCAGGTCTTCGTCGTCGCCGGCGGTGTGATGGGCCTCATCCCGCTGACCGGTATGACGATGCCGTTCCTCGCCTACGGTGGTTCGTCCGTGATCGCCAACTGGGCGCTGATCGGCATCCTCATCCGTATCAGCGACACCGCGCGCCGCCCCGCGCCGTCCCCCGCCCCGAACCCCGACGCCGAGATGACCCAGGTGGTCCGTCCGTGA
- a CDS encoding magnesium or manganese-dependent protein phosphatase (Magnesium or manganese-dependent protein phosphatase [Streptomyces fulvissimus DSM40593];~Protein phosphatase 2C; pfam00481;~Serine/threonine phosphatases, family 2C, catalytic domain; The protein architecture and deduced catalytic mechanism of PP2C phosphatases are similarto the PP1, PP2A, PP2B family of protein Ser/Thr phosphatases, with which PP2C shares no sequence...; cd00143;~identified by MetaGeneAnnotator; putative): MSLSLRFAAGSHKGMIREGNEDSGYAGPRLLAIADGMGGQAAGEVASSEVISTLVTLDDDVPGSDILTSLGTAVVRAHDQLRMMIEEDPQLEGMGTTLTALLWTGQRLGLVHVGDSRAYLLRDGVLTQITQDHTWVQRLVDEGRITEEEATTHPQRSLLMRAVGTGDHVEPDLSIREVRSGDRYLVCSDGLSGVVSHQTLEETLAGYHGPQETVQELIQLALRGGGPDNITVIIADVFDVDAGDTLSGHFSSDTPVIVGAVAENQQQLHDGGAMHTPAGRASGLGRPAHQQPPAGGFGPPGSGDDHGYGGMPPQGSFDSYTDEDFVKPRSAARTWFTRSFFLVLALAVVGGGLYGGYRWTQTQYYVGSKDDHVALYQGISQELGWVKLSEVESDHPEIELKYLPAYQRKQVEKTIAGGTLGKAQTRIAELSLQASACKKTEQRRKAAADTAENASPKPPTGDDKSKAATPSPGPTLSAEEQKLASNCGKQ, translated from the coding sequence ATGAGTCTTTCACTGCGTTTCGCCGCGGGCTCGCACAAGGGCATGATCCGCGAGGGCAACGAGGACTCCGGTTACGCCGGTCCCCGGCTGCTCGCGATCGCCGACGGCATGGGCGGCCAGGCCGCCGGCGAGGTCGCCTCGTCCGAGGTGATCTCGACGCTGGTGACGCTCGACGACGACGTCCCCGGCTCCGACATCCTCACCTCGCTCGGCACCGCGGTGGTCCGCGCCCACGACCAGCTGCGGATGATGATCGAGGAGGACCCCCAGCTGGAGGGCATGGGCACCACGCTCACCGCCCTGCTGTGGACCGGTCAGCGCCTCGGTCTCGTGCACGTCGGCGACTCGCGCGCGTACCTGCTGCGCGACGGCGTGCTCACCCAGATCACGCAGGACCACACCTGGGTGCAGCGGCTCGTCGACGAGGGCCGGATCACCGAGGAGGAGGCCACCACGCACCCGCAGCGTTCGCTGCTGATGCGCGCGGTCGGCACCGGCGACCACGTCGAACCGGATCTGTCGATCCGTGAGGTGCGGTCCGGCGACCGGTATCTGGTCTGCTCCGACGGCCTGTCCGGCGTCGTGTCGCACCAGACCCTCGAGGAGACGCTCGCGGGCTACCACGGCCCGCAGGAGACCGTGCAGGAGCTGATCCAGCTCGCGCTGCGCGGCGGCGGCCCCGACAACATCACGGTGATCATCGCCGACGTCTTCGATGTCGACGCCGGTGACACCCTCTCCGGACACTTCAGCAGCGACACCCCGGTCATCGTGGGTGCCGTCGCCGAGAACCAGCAGCAGCTGCACGACGGCGGCGCCATGCACACGCCCGCGGGCCGCGCCTCCGGGCTCGGCCGGCCGGCGCACCAGCAGCCCCCGGCCGGCGGCTTCGGCCCGCCCGGCAGCGGCGACGACCACGGCTACGGCGGGATGCCCCCGCAGGGCTCGTTCGATTCGTACACGGACGAGGACTTCGTCAAGCCGCGCTCGGCCGCCCGCACCTGGTTCACGCGCTCGTTCTTCCTCGTGCTCGCCCTCGCCGTCGTCGGCGGCGGTCTGTACGGCGGATACCGCTGGACGCAGACGCAGTACTACGTGGGGTCGAAGGACGACCATGTGGCGCTGTACCAGGGCATCAGCCAGGAGCTGGGCTGGGTGAAGCTGTCGGAGGTCGAGAGCGACCACCCCGAGATCGAACTCAAGTACCTGCCCGCGTACCAGCGCAAGCAGGTCGAGAAGACCATCGCGGGCGGGACCCTCGGCAAGGCTCAGACGCGGATCGCCGAGCTGTCGCTCCAGGCGTCGGCCTGCAAGAAGACCGAGCAGCGCCGCAAGGCGGCGGCGGACACCGCGGAGAACGCGAGCCCCAAGCCGCCGACCGGCGACGACAAGTCCAAGGCGGCCACGCCGTCCCCGGGACCGACCCTGTCCGCGGAGGAGCAGAAGCTGGCCTCGAACTGCGGCAAGCAGTAA
- a CDS encoding serine or threonine protein kinase PrkC, regulator of stationary phase (ATP binding site [chemical binding];~PASTA domain of bacterial serine/threonine kinase pknB-like proteins. PknB isa member of a group of related transmembrane sensor kinases present in many gram positive bacteria, which has been shown to regulate cell shape in Mycobacterium tubercolosis; cd06577;~PASTA domain. This domain is found at the C-termini of several Penicillin-binding proteins (PBPs) and bacterial serine/threonine kinases. It isa small globular fold consisting of 3 beta-sheets and an alpha-helix. The name PASTA is derived from PBP and...; cl02768;~Protein Kinases, catalytic domain; cl09925;~Serine or threonine protein kinase PrkC,regulator of stationary phase [Streptomyces venezuelae ATCC10712];~Serine/Threonine protein kinases, catalytic domain; smart00220;~activation loop (A-loop);~identified by MetaGeneAnnotator; putative;~substrate binding site [chemical binding]): MEEPRRLGGRYELGSVLGRGGMAEVYLAHDTRLGRTVAVKTLRVDLARDPSFQARFRREAQSAASLNHPAIVAVYDTGEDYVDGVSIPYIVMEYVDGSTLRELLHSGRKLLPERTLEMTVGILQALEYSHRAGIVHRDIKPANVMLTRTGQVKVMDFGIARAMGDAGMTMTQTAAVIGTAQYLSPEQAKGEQVDARSDLYSTGCLLYELLTVRPPFIGDSPVAVAYQHVREEPQPPSNFDAEITPEMDAIVLKALVKDPDYRYQSADEMRADIEACLDGRPVAAAAGLGAGAYGAGYGGYPPEDQPTAALRQAPDAQGAPTTMMAPMPGDDGGYGGYDDRPDRRRQQKKSNTSTILLAVAGVLVLVGAILIGRSLFDTKDTPDQVPVPQLVGKSLDAANGLATNSQVKVQQSGSERCDQPKGMICSQEPAYSPTAKMAVGETVSVIVSEGAPQVEVPDVVEQSQSRAEERLRGQGFKVVVKSEESEQESGKVLRQSPDGGSKAEKNSEVTITVSKKKQTTLPDVVGREVNQATADLATLGFANVGRQDVDSEQPAGTVVGMTPSGNTPQAKDVQITLKVSKGPQQPAGTPVPPVTGMTVDAARAILAAAGFQLNVDGPGDGNALIKDQEPKAGQPGQPNQVVTVKTDKPQGGGWFGQ, translated from the coding sequence ATGGAAGAGCCGCGTCGCCTCGGCGGCCGGTACGAGCTGGGCTCGGTGCTCGGCCGTGGTGGCATGGCCGAGGTGTACCTCGCGCACGACACCCGGCTCGGCCGCACCGTCGCCGTGAAGACGTTGCGGGTCGACCTCGCCCGTGACCCGTCCTTCCAAGCCCGGTTCCGCCGCGAGGCCCAGTCCGCCGCCTCCCTCAACCACCCGGCGATCGTCGCCGTCTACGACACCGGCGAGGACTACGTCGACGGGGTCTCCATCCCGTACATCGTGATGGAGTACGTCGACGGGTCGACGCTCCGCGAGCTGCTGCACTCCGGGCGCAAGCTGCTGCCCGAGCGCACGCTCGAGATGACCGTCGGCATCCTCCAGGCGCTGGAGTACTCGCACCGCGCCGGCATCGTGCACCGTGACATCAAGCCGGCGAACGTCATGCTGACCCGCACCGGCCAGGTCAAGGTCATGGACTTCGGCATCGCGCGCGCCATGGGCGACGCGGGCATGACCATGACGCAGACGGCCGCGGTGATCGGCACCGCCCAGTACCTCTCCCCGGAGCAGGCCAAGGGCGAACAGGTCGACGCCCGCTCCGACCTCTACTCCACCGGCTGCCTGCTGTACGAACTGCTGACGGTCCGGCCGCCGTTCATCGGCGACTCGCCGGTGGCCGTCGCGTACCAGCACGTACGCGAGGAGCCGCAGCCGCCGAGCAACTTCGACGCCGAGATCACGCCCGAGATGGACGCCATCGTCCTCAAGGCCCTGGTCAAGGACCCCGACTACCGCTACCAGTCCGCCGACGAGATGCGCGCGGACATCGAGGCCTGCCTCGACGGCCGGCCGGTCGCGGCGGCCGCGGGCCTTGGCGCGGGGGCGTACGGCGCGGGCTACGGCGGTTACCCGCCGGAGGACCAGCCGACGGCGGCGCTGCGCCAGGCCCCGGACGCCCAGGGCGCTCCGACCACGATGATGGCCCCGATGCCCGGGGACGACGGCGGATACGGCGGATACGACGACCGCCCGGACCGGCGCCGACAGCAGAAGAAGTCGAACACCTCGACGATACTGCTGGCCGTCGCGGGGGTCCTCGTCCTCGTCGGCGCGATCCTCATCGGCCGTTCGCTCTTCGACACCAAGGACACCCCGGACCAGGTGCCGGTCCCGCAGCTCGTCGGCAAGTCGCTGGACGCCGCGAACGGACTCGCCACGAACTCGCAGGTCAAGGTGCAGCAGAGCGGTTCGGAGCGCTGCGACCAGCCGAAGGGCATGATCTGCAGCCAGGAGCCGGCGTACTCGCCGACCGCGAAGATGGCCGTCGGCGAGACGGTCTCCGTCATCGTCTCCGAGGGCGCCCCGCAGGTCGAGGTCCCCGATGTCGTCGAGCAGTCCCAGTCGCGTGCCGAGGAGCGGCTGCGCGGCCAGGGCTTCAAGGTCGTCGTGAAGTCGGAGGAGTCCGAGCAGGAGTCGGGCAAGGTGCTGCGCCAGAGCCCGGACGGCGGCTCGAAGGCGGAGAAGAACTCCGAGGTCACGATCACCGTGTCCAAGAAGAAGCAGACCACGCTCCCGGACGTCGTCGGCCGTGAGGTCAACCAGGCGACCGCGGACCTGGCCACGCTCGGGTTCGCGAACGTGGGCCGGCAGGACGTCGACTCGGAGCAGCCCGCGGGCACCGTCGTCGGGATGACTCCGTCGGGCAACACCCCGCAGGCGAAGGACGTCCAGATCACGCTGAAGGTCTCCAAGGGCCCGCAGCAGCCGGCCGGGACGCCCGTCCCGCCGGTCACGGGCATGACCGTGGACGCGGCGCGCGCCATCCTGGCGGCCGCCGGCTTCCAGCTCAACGTCGACGGTCCGGGCGACGGCAACGCGCTGATCAAGGACCAGGAGCCGAAGGCGGGTCAGCCGGGCCAGCCCAACCAGGTGGTCACGGTGAAGACGGACAAGCCCCAGGGCGGCGGCTGGTTCGGCCAGTAG
- a CDS encoding hypothetical protein (identified by MetaGeneAnnotator; putative;~sequence version:1), whose protein sequence is MNKCERSERARRVLPTGRIAVRAAARAAGQGGHGLPTGGWAVWLETGGTPRRRRQGRWA, encoded by the coding sequence ATGAATAAGTGCGAGCGGAGCGAGCGCGCCCGGAGGGTCCTGCCGACGGGCCGGATCGCCGTGCGCGCGGCAGCCCGGGCAGCGGGCCAGGGCGGGCACGGACTCCCGACCGGAGGGTGGGCAGTGTGGCTCGAGACCGGCGGCACCCCCAGGCGGCGCCGACAGGGCAGGTGGGCATGA